One window from the genome of Enterobacteriaceae bacterium Kacie_13 encodes:
- the fabG gene encoding 3-oxoacyl-ACP reductase FabG — protein sequence MTRSVLVTGASKGIGKAIAIQLAKDGFLVAIHYHSDKTGADSTLQQIVESGGQGRIVQFDISQRTQCREVIEADIEAHGAYYGVVNNAGITRDAAFPALTDEDWDGVIHTNLDSFYNVLHPCVMPMIGLRQGGRIIALSSVSGITGNRGQVNYSAAKAGIIGACKALSLELAKRKITVNCIAPGLIDTGMIDMEKPALDAAMGMIPLKRMGNAEEVAGLASYLMSDIAGYVTRQVISINGGMV from the coding sequence ATGACGCGTTCAGTATTAGTCACCGGTGCCAGCAAAGGGATCGGCAAAGCGATTGCCATTCAGCTGGCGAAAGACGGTTTTTTGGTAGCGATTCACTACCACAGCGATAAAACAGGCGCCGACAGTACCTTACAACAGATCGTCGAATCCGGCGGGCAGGGGCGCATTGTGCAGTTTGACATCAGTCAACGCACGCAGTGCCGCGAGGTGATTGAGGCGGACATTGAGGCCCACGGCGCGTATTACGGCGTGGTAAATAATGCGGGCATCACCCGTGATGCGGCGTTTCCGGCGCTGACGGACGAAGACTGGGACGGCGTGATCCACACCAATCTTGACAGCTTCTACAACGTTTTACATCCCTGTGTGATGCCGATGATCGGCCTGCGCCAGGGCGGTCGTATTATCGCACTTTCCTCGGTTTCAGGTATCACCGGCAACCGCGGGCAGGTCAATTACAGCGCGGCCAAAGCGGGTATTATCGGTGCCTGCAAGGCGTTGTCGCTGGAGCTGGCAAAACGCAAAATCACCGTCAACTGCATCGCTCCGGGGCTGATTGATACCGGCATGATCGACATGGAAAAACCGGCGCTCGATGCCGCCATGGGTATGATCCCGCTTAAGCGTATGGGCAACGCCGAGGAAGTTGCGGGGCTGGCGAGCTATCTGATGTCTGACATCGCCGGTTATGTTACCCGTCAGGTGATTTCCATCAACGGAGGCATGGTATGA
- a CDS encoding MMPL family transporter, with translation MRPDLHRRAALGWLSIIALLVAALFWLLPRSQINSSVLALLPQQQGEDIPQAISDGFTQRLDRQLMWLVSPPPDTGVAPLNDWLKQLRALPELSQVEGPMDTQQQQEWGKFFYQHRNALLDDATRQRFTTGAQAQSQWILGQVYSAFAGVSGKELANDPLLLVRASQMAQQQNSGGMTLDRGWLMARDKQGRSWYLLHGELKASSYDITTGKKTVASLNAVKQAFEARWPGAEVLARGTIFYSNYASQQAEHDLSTIGAASVIGVFLLILIMFRSVLPMLLSLLSIATGALAGTVFTLWVFGEIHVMTLVLSTSIVGISADYTLYFLTERRVHGENTTPLESLRKLFPALSMALLTTVAAYLMLLIAPFPGLQQLAVFAATGLSAACITVMCWYPYLSTRLPLGPTPGLALIFRWLLAWRSQNAVRLGLPVAISLLAAGGIAQLNINDDIADLQSLPAPLQQQEQQIAALTGQTNDQKWLVVYGDNAEQTLQRLEALKPKMAKAKADGVIDGYRAIGLPSQAQQQRDLILLRQRAPQVVTQLQQSGVSVPTPDLSPQTVDPRIWLNSVVSQGWRLLWLSLPDGRSATLIPVNGVHDSAAMGTLAQSLPGTGWIDRKTEFSSLFSQYRVYLTWLLSLAVAVIAAIYLWRFRLPHGLICLVPTVLSLAMGVAALGYSGHNLNLFSLLALILVLGIGINYTLFFTNPRGTPTTSMFAIFMAVVTTLLTFGMLVFSATQAISSFGIVLSFGILTAFLLSPLTLPVKKRGRKK, from the coding sequence TTGCGTCCTGATCTTCATCGCCGGGCGGCACTAGGCTGGCTGTCGATTATTGCGCTACTGGTGGCGGCGTTGTTCTGGCTATTGCCGCGCAGCCAGATCAACAGCAGCGTGCTGGCGCTTCTACCGCAGCAGCAGGGCGAAGATATTCCGCAGGCCATATCTGATGGCTTTACGCAGCGCCTCGACCGCCAGCTGATGTGGCTGGTCAGCCCGCCGCCGGATACGGGTGTTGCGCCGCTCAACGACTGGCTGAAACAGCTGCGGGCGCTGCCTGAACTGAGTCAGGTGGAAGGGCCGATGGATACGCAGCAACAGCAGGAATGGGGCAAATTTTTCTATCAGCATCGCAACGCTTTGCTCGACGATGCCACCCGGCAGCGCTTCACGACGGGTGCACAAGCGCAAAGCCAGTGGATCCTCGGTCAGGTGTACTCCGCGTTTGCCGGTGTCAGCGGGAAAGAGCTTGCCAACGATCCGCTGCTGCTTGTCCGTGCCTCGCAGATGGCACAGCAGCAAAACAGCGGTGGGATGACGCTCGATCGCGGCTGGCTGATGGCCCGTGACAAACAGGGGCGCAGCTGGTATTTGTTGCATGGCGAACTGAAAGCCTCGTCGTACGACATCACCACCGGCAAGAAAACTGTCGCCAGCCTGAATGCGGTGAAGCAGGCTTTTGAAGCCCGCTGGCCGGGGGCGGAAGTGCTGGCGCGCGGCACGATTTTTTACAGTAACTACGCCAGCCAGCAGGCTGAACACGATCTTTCCACCATTGGCGCCGCGTCGGTAATTGGCGTCTTCCTTCTGATCTTGATAATGTTCAGGTCGGTCCTGCCGATGCTGTTAAGCCTGCTTTCCATCGCGACTGGCGCGCTCGCAGGTACGGTCTTTACGCTGTGGGTGTTTGGTGAAATCCACGTGATGACGCTGGTGCTGAGTACCAGCATCGTCGGGATTTCTGCCGACTACACGCTTTACTTCCTCACTGAGCGGCGCGTCCACGGTGAAAATACCACGCCGCTGGAAAGCCTGAGAAAGCTGTTCCCGGCGTTATCTATGGCACTGCTGACCACGGTGGCTGCGTATCTGATGCTCCTGATTGCACCATTCCCTGGCCTGCAACAGTTGGCGGTGTTTGCCGCCACCGGGCTGAGCGCCGCATGCATTACTGTGATGTGCTGGTATCCCTATTTATCGACACGTCTGCCGCTAGGCCCGACGCCGGGACTGGCGCTGATCTTCCGCTGGCTTCTTGCGTGGCGCAGCCAAAACGCGGTGCGCCTCGGTCTGCCGGTAGCAATTTCCCTGCTGGCGGCAGGGGGCATTGCGCAGCTCAACATCAATGATGATATTGCGGATTTGCAATCCCTGCCTGCTCCATTACAGCAGCAGGAACAGCAGATTGCCGCGCTGACCGGTCAAACCAACGATCAAAAATGGCTGGTGGTGTATGGCGATAATGCGGAGCAAACGCTGCAACGTCTCGAAGCCTTAAAGCCGAAAATGGCGAAGGCCAAAGCCGATGGCGTGATCGACGGCTACCGGGCGATCGGGTTGCCGTCGCAGGCGCAGCAGCAGCGCGATTTAATACTGCTCAGACAACGTGCGCCACAGGTGGTGACACAGTTACAACAGTCAGGCGTCAGTGTACCGACGCCTGATCTGAGCCCGCAAACCGTGGATCCCCGGATCTGGCTTAACAGCGTCGTCAGTCAGGGTTGGCGCCTGTTATGGCTTTCCCTGCCGGATGGCCGCAGCGCCACATTAATCCCGGTGAACGGCGTACACGACAGCGCTGCAATGGGCACACTGGCGCAGTCATTACCTGGCACTGGCTGGATTGACCGCAAAACCGAATTCAGCAGTCTCTTTTCCCAGTATCGCGTTTACCTGACCTGGCTGCTCAGTCTGGCGGTAGCGGTGATCGCCGCAATTTATCTCTGGCGTTTCCGCCTGCCACACGGGCTGATTTGTCTGGTGCCAACCGTTCTTTCGCTGGCCATGGGTGTCGCGGCACTGGGCTACAGCGGCCATAATCTCAACCTGTTTTCATTGCTGGCGCTGATTCTGGTGCTGGGGATTGGCATCAACTACACGCTGTTTTTCACCAACCCGCGCGGTACGCCGACCACCTCAATGTTTGCGATTTTTATGGCCGTCGTGACCACATTGCTGACCTTCGGGATGCTGGTCTTCAGCGCCACGCAGGCGATCAGCAGTTTCGGCATTGTGCTGAGTTTTGGCATTCTGACCGCCTTCCTGCTCTCGCCGTTGACCCTGCCGGTTAAAAAAAGAGGACGTAAAAAATGA
- a CDS encoding hydroxymyristoyl-ACP dehydratase: MMMPEVLSQQKISNTSLSLELQLSAELFWFRGHFPSSPILPGVTQVNWVMEYASTLLGLDKSFSGMEVVKFQRPLLPGEIVNVQIDWLKGKHRLVFRYSLGEAIASSGKITLCP; encoded by the coding sequence ATGATGATGCCTGAGGTGCTGAGCCAGCAAAAAATCAGCAATACCAGCCTGAGTCTTGAACTGCAACTCTCAGCGGAATTATTCTGGTTCCGTGGCCATTTTCCATCTTCGCCAATTTTGCCCGGCGTCACGCAGGTCAACTGGGTGATGGAATATGCCAGTACGTTGCTCGGGCTGGATAAATCCTTTTCCGGTATGGAGGTGGTGAAGTTTCAGCGACCTCTGTTACCCGGTGAAATTGTCAATGTGCAGATCGACTGGCTGAAAGGAAAGCACCGACTGGTTTTTCGTTATAGTCTTGGTGAGGCTATCGCCAGCAGCGGAAAAATCACGCTATGCCCATGA
- a CDS encoding DUF3261 domain-containing protein — MTRFTFPVLAFLMLTLSGCAARPPAGTLPQAWLKPGVQVKLPSPQLATPVNQQQLLTATAKGKQQSLLVLLNADGKSLQLAGLSPLGIRLFKVVYDQQGIHTEQAIKIDGLPPANQVLADIMFSYWPVESWQPLLPSGWQLKDEPLRRTLLDNHGNTITRIDYLPKGSTRQPVSIAQHAFHYQIIIQNVGD, encoded by the coding sequence ATGACCCGATTTACTTTCCCGGTACTGGCTTTCCTGATGCTTACCCTTAGCGGCTGCGCGGCACGTCCTCCTGCCGGGACGCTGCCGCAGGCCTGGCTGAAACCTGGCGTGCAGGTAAAATTACCATCACCGCAGCTGGCAACGCCGGTGAATCAGCAGCAGCTGTTGACCGCGACCGCGAAGGGCAAACAGCAGTCGTTGCTGGTGTTGCTTAACGCTGATGGAAAATCATTGCAGCTGGCGGGTCTCTCCCCGCTTGGGATCCGCCTTTTCAAAGTGGTCTACGATCAACAAGGGATCCACACCGAACAGGCGATAAAGATTGACGGTTTACCTCCAGCAAATCAGGTTCTGGCCGATATTATGTTCAGCTACTGGCCGGTAGAAAGCTGGCAGCCGTTGTTGCCATCAGGCTGGCAACTGAAAGATGAACCACTGCGCCGCACGTTACTGGATAACCACGGCAATACGATCACACGCATAGATTATCTGCCGAAAGGTAGCACGCGTCAGCCTGTGTCGATCGCCCAGCACGCTTTCCACTACCAGATAATTATCCAGAATGTCGGTGACTAA
- a CDS encoding acyl-CoA thioesterase: protein MTSKLDPRFNEPRFSTRVEITVPFHDADAMGVVWHGNYFRYLEIAREQLLKQFDYGYRQMQASGYVWPIVDTRLKYIAPVLFEQRIEVHAQLEEIENRLRIGYQIFDIETGKRTTTGYTLQVAVDARTKEMCFVSPQVLFEKTGVSQ, encoded by the coding sequence ATGACGTCCAAACTTGATCCCCGGTTTAACGAGCCGCGTTTTTCCACTCGCGTTGAAATCACCGTGCCGTTTCACGACGCGGATGCAATGGGCGTCGTCTGGCACGGTAATTATTTCCGTTATCTTGAAATTGCCCGCGAACAGTTGCTGAAACAGTTCGATTACGGCTACCGGCAGATGCAGGCCTCTGGCTATGTCTGGCCGATTGTCGACACGCGCCTGAAATACATCGCGCCAGTGTTATTCGAACAACGTATTGAAGTCCACGCGCAGCTCGAGGAGATCGAAAACCGTTTGCGGATCGGTTATCAGATCTTTGATATCGAAACGGGCAAACGCACGACAACCGGTTACACCCTGCAAGTGGCGGTGGATGCCCGAACTAAAGAGATGTGTTTCGTCTCGCCGCAAGTGTTGTTCGAGAAAACGGGAGTCAGTCAGTGA
- a CDS encoding beta-ketoacyl-ACP synthase translates to MIYFSAVGMVNALGNDIAQIAQSLTTGDAPGMTLQEGWLTEKRPVWLGAVTAGLPAIPALLMSHRSRNNQLLLAALAQIETQIHAAIAQYGKDRVAVIMGTSTSGIAEGEEAARHFHQHGEFPQGYDYFQQELGDPSQFLAEFLDLSGPAYTLSTACSSSARAIISGKRLIESGLVDAAIVGGADSLCRMPINGFNSLESLSHGRCAPFGQNRDGINIGEAAALILLSREPAEVALLGVGESSDAWHMSAPHPQGLGAERAINMALDMAGLNAGDVGYINAHGTATLLNDQVEAAVIHRLFGNRTPCSSTKHLTGHTLGAAGATEAALSWLIITQNLTLPHQDFVLTPRDASLPDIWLAEAGEPLVKPVILSNSFAFGGNNASILIGKPS, encoded by the coding sequence ATGATTTACTTTTCGGCCGTGGGCATGGTAAATGCGCTGGGCAATGACATAGCGCAGATTGCCCAAAGCCTCACGACGGGGGATGCGCCGGGTATGACTTTGCAGGAAGGCTGGTTGACGGAAAAACGTCCGGTCTGGCTTGGCGCGGTCACTGCCGGGCTGCCAGCAATCCCGGCCCTTCTCATGTCTCACCGCAGCCGTAATAATCAGCTTTTACTGGCCGCGCTGGCGCAGATCGAAACACAGATTCACGCTGCCATCGCGCAATACGGCAAAGATCGCGTTGCGGTGATCATGGGCACCAGTACGTCAGGGATTGCCGAAGGCGAAGAGGCCGCCCGCCATTTTCACCAGCACGGTGAATTCCCGCAGGGTTACGATTATTTCCAACAGGAACTCGGCGATCCTTCGCAGTTTTTGGCCGAATTTTTGGATTTGAGCGGACCTGCTTACACGCTTTCCACTGCCTGCTCGTCCAGCGCGCGGGCCATCATCAGTGGGAAACGACTGATCGAATCCGGGCTGGTAGATGCGGCAATCGTCGGTGGTGCAGACAGCCTGTGCCGGATGCCGATCAATGGCTTTAACAGTCTTGAATCCTTGTCGCACGGGCGATGTGCGCCGTTTGGACAAAACCGCGATGGGATTAATATTGGCGAAGCCGCTGCGCTTATCCTGCTGAGCCGGGAACCGGCGGAGGTGGCACTGCTGGGCGTTGGAGAATCCTCCGATGCGTGGCACATGTCTGCGCCGCACCCTCAAGGGCTGGGAGCTGAACGTGCGATTAATATGGCGCTGGACATGGCCGGGCTGAATGCGGGCGACGTGGGTTATATCAATGCCCACGGCACCGCGACGCTACTTAACGATCAGGTGGAGGCCGCCGTTATCCACCGTCTGTTCGGCAACCGGACACCGTGCAGTTCGACCAAACATCTTACCGGCCACACACTCGGTGCAGCGGGTGCGACTGAAGCGGCGCTGAGCTGGCTTATCATCACGCAGAATCTGACCCTGCCGCATCAGGATTTCGTGCTGACGCCACGGGACGCCAGCCTGCCAGACATCTGGCTGGCAGAGGCCGGAGAACCGCTTGTCAAACCGGTGATCCTGTCCAATTCCTTCGCCTTTGGCGGTAACAATGCCAGTATTTTGATCGGGAAGCCGTCATGA
- a CDS encoding beta-ketoacyl-ACP synthase produces MTHRVVVTGMKGITAFGNHWADVSARLQQGRNAVRHMDEWLIYQGLNTHLGAPVDDFELPAHYTRKRIRSMGRVSLLSTRAVELALEQAGLLDDPILTDGETGIAFGSSTGSTGPVSEFATMLTEKHTNNITGTTYVQMMPHTTAVNAGLFFGLKGRVIPTSSACTSGSQAIGYAYEAIRHGYQTVMVAGGAEELCPSEAAVFDTLFATSQQNDHPERSPRPFDAQRDGLVIGEGAGALILESLEHAQARGATIYAEIVGFATNCDAAHITQPQQSTMQICIEKSLKNAGIPAAEIGYISAHGTATDRGDIAESQATAAVFGDRTPISSLKSYFGHTLGACGALEAWMSLEMMREDRFVPTINLTHPDPLCGELDYIMSESRHIQTEFIQSNNFAFGGINTSLVFRRWP; encoded by the coding sequence ATGACGCATCGCGTGGTGGTCACCGGTATGAAGGGAATTACGGCATTCGGTAACCACTGGGCCGACGTCAGCGCACGCCTGCAGCAGGGCCGCAACGCTGTGCGCCATATGGACGAATGGCTGATTTATCAGGGGTTAAATACGCATCTCGGCGCACCGGTGGATGATTTTGAGCTGCCTGCCCACTACACGCGAAAACGCATTCGCTCGATGGGGCGCGTTTCGTTGCTTTCCACCCGCGCGGTCGAGCTGGCGCTGGAACAGGCCGGTTTGCTCGATGACCCGATCCTGACCGACGGCGAAACCGGCATTGCGTTTGGCTCGTCTACTGGCAGCACCGGGCCGGTGAGTGAATTCGCGACCATGCTGACTGAAAAGCATACTAACAACATCACCGGCACGACCTATGTGCAGATGATGCCGCACACCACGGCGGTGAACGCCGGTTTGTTCTTTGGCCTGAAAGGGCGGGTAATTCCGACATCCAGCGCCTGTACTTCGGGCAGTCAGGCCATCGGCTACGCCTATGAAGCCATCAGGCACGGTTACCAGACCGTGATGGTAGCAGGCGGTGCAGAAGAGCTGTGTCCGTCGGAGGCTGCCGTCTTCGACACTTTATTCGCCACCAGCCAGCAGAACGATCATCCTGAACGCTCGCCGCGTCCGTTTGATGCACAGCGTGATGGTCTGGTGATTGGTGAAGGTGCAGGCGCGCTGATCCTCGAGTCTCTCGAACATGCGCAGGCCCGTGGCGCGACGATTTATGCCGAAATTGTCGGATTCGCCACTAACTGCGATGCGGCGCACATTACACAGCCGCAGCAATCGACGATGCAAATATGCATCGAAAAATCGCTGAAAAATGCCGGTATTCCGGCGGCTGAGATTGGTTATATCAGCGCGCATGGCACGGCAACCGATCGTGGTGATATCGCCGAAAGTCAGGCGACGGCCGCAGTGTTTGGCGACAGAACGCCGATTTCGTCGCTGAAAAGTTACTTTGGGCATACCCTCGGTGCCTGTGGCGCACTGGAAGCCTGGATGTCGCTGGAAATGATGCGTGAAGACCGTTTTGTGCCGACTATCAACCTGACGCATCCGGATCCCCTGTGTGGCGAACTGGATTACATCATGAGCGAATCGCGGCATATTCAGACTGAGTTTATTCAGTCGAATAACTTTGCCTTCGGCGGGATCAACACGTCGCTGGTTTTCCGTCGCTGGCCGTAA
- a CDS encoding 3-hydroxy-fatty acyl-ACP dehydratase → MSTQHAAQFLPHAAPMVLLETVIEVTAETARCSAKVSKDSVLAPFLNAQGALPAWYALELIAQTIGVWSGWHGAHSGEPPQLGMLLGGRGLKCTVPEFAAGSELIIDVSMVLRDEKIASFEGVISINGEQDNLQVAKGRLNTYQPDKDEIIKLTQGMQE, encoded by the coding sequence ATGAGTACTCAACATGCTGCGCAATTCTTACCTCATGCCGCGCCGATGGTGCTGCTGGAAACCGTGATTGAAGTGACCGCTGAAACCGCGCGGTGCAGCGCGAAAGTTTCGAAAGACAGTGTACTGGCGCCGTTTCTGAATGCGCAGGGTGCGCTGCCTGCCTGGTACGCCCTTGAACTGATTGCACAGACCATTGGCGTGTGGAGCGGCTGGCATGGCGCGCATTCCGGCGAGCCACCGCAGTTAGGCATGTTGCTCGGCGGGCGAGGGTTGAAATGCACTGTCCCCGAATTTGCGGCAGGCAGTGAATTAATTATCGATGTATCCATGGTATTGCGCGATGAAAAAATTGCGAGCTTTGAAGGTGTTATCAGTATTAATGGCGAACAAGACAACCTGCAGGTTGCCAAAGGACGGCTGAATACGTATCAGCCAGACAAGGATGAAATAATAAAATTAACTCAGGGGATGCAGGAATGA
- a CDS encoding 4'-phosphopantetheinyl transferase superfamily protein, with the protein MNTARLVTASLDDRFPLSRLPACLLVQSESMNPARRQQWRAGRALLAEALFVFAGCEMLPAMQISPQGKPSFVDPSLPYFSLSHSKNCLQLVLCAAGETGCDVEQMRPRLRYLDIARAAFSDTEFQWLLGHLDPQRAFWQLWCLREAWLKQRGGSVWQMDRIRLDPAAGLFTSQPDSDSRLWSGASGAVMTAVAVPGGTEAPEEYWFDVGSGLLISQARRVWTPFDIAL; encoded by the coding sequence ATGAACACTGCGCGTCTGGTTACTGCCTCGCTGGATGACCGTTTTCCTCTGTCACGATTGCCCGCTTGTCTTCTCGTTCAAAGTGAAAGTATGAATCCCGCCCGCCGCCAGCAATGGCGGGCGGGCAGGGCGCTGCTGGCCGAAGCTTTATTTGTATTTGCAGGTTGCGAAATGCTGCCCGCGATGCAGATTTCGCCGCAGGGCAAACCGTCTTTTGTCGATCCTTCTCTTCCTTATTTCTCCCTTAGCCACAGTAAAAATTGTTTGCAGCTGGTGCTCTGCGCCGCAGGAGAAACCGGCTGTGATGTCGAGCAAATGCGCCCGCGTTTGCGCTATCTGGATATTGCACGGGCCGCTTTCAGTGACACTGAATTTCAATGGCTGCTCGGGCATTTGGATCCGCAAAGGGCATTCTGGCAGTTGTGGTGTCTGCGTGAGGCGTGGCTGAAACAGCGGGGCGGAAGCGTCTGGCAGATGGATCGGATCCGGCTCGATCCGGCCGCCGGGCTCTTTACCTCGCAGCCGGATTCCGACAGCCGCCTATGGAGCGGGGCAAGTGGGGCGGTGATGACCGCCGTGGCCGTTCCGGGAGGGACGGAGGCACCTGAGGAATATTGGTTTGATGTGGGGTCGGGGTTGCTTATTTCTCAGGCTCGACGCGTCTGGACACCGTTTGATATTGCACTTTGA
- a CDS encoding outer membrane lipoprotein carrier protein LolA, whose protein sequence is MKSFLLILLTIFSITAQAVTLEDLQQRFSQVPVLRAEFAQQRTISGMAQPLNSSGNLVIAQQQGLWWQQDKPFRLTLLLTESRMVQVMAGQAPQVVTADNNPQMFQFNSLLGALFHADRRVLEENFTLGFTDLGKGAWTLVLTPKVPPLNRLFRSIRLHGETFLNNIDIDDMQGDATHIRFFNQKTSPAALTDEEKRHFAS, encoded by the coding sequence GTGAAATCGTTTTTGCTCATTCTGCTGACTATTTTCAGCATCACGGCTCAGGCGGTCACGCTGGAGGATTTGCAGCAGCGTTTCAGCCAGGTGCCGGTTTTGCGCGCCGAATTTGCCCAGCAGCGAACGATAAGCGGAATGGCGCAGCCACTGAACTCCAGTGGGAATCTGGTGATTGCCCAGCAGCAGGGGCTGTGGTGGCAGCAGGATAAACCCTTCCGCCTGACCTTATTACTGACTGAGAGTCGCATGGTGCAAGTTATGGCGGGGCAGGCTCCGCAGGTCGTCACGGCGGACAATAATCCGCAGATGTTCCAGTTCAACTCGCTGCTCGGTGCACTTTTTCATGCCGACCGCCGCGTGCTGGAGGAGAATTTTACGCTGGGGTTTACTGACCTTGGAAAGGGAGCCTGGACGTTGGTACTGACGCCGAAAGTCCCGCCGCTGAACCGCCTGTTTCGCAGTATCCGGCTTCATGGCGAAACTTTCCTGAACAATATTGATATTGATGATATGCAGGGCGACGCGACCCACATCCGCTTCTTCAATCAGAAAACCTCACCTGCCGCGCTGACCGATGAAGAGAAACGCCATTTTGCGTCCTGA
- a CDS encoding glycosyltransferase, whose protein sequence is MPMNPHDEFSPCLIIPCYNHGAMMANVLERLRPFGLPCLVVDDGSDAATADELQRLAAMTPWMRLTRLPSNQGKGGAVMAALQLAAEKGFTHAIQVDADGQHQLSDVPAMLQEARHHPDCLISGQPVYDDSVPKSRLYGRYVTHFWVWVETLSFSIRDSMCGFRVYPLKPCLALMAKHRLGLRMDFDTEIMVRLYWQGTRSCFLPTRVTYPADGLSHFDAVKDNIKISWMHTRLFFGMLPRIPFLLRQHSQSNEHWSDTPERQGLWGIRLMLNVYRLLGHRAFRALLYPVIGYFWLTGRTQREASARYLDRIRETAAQRHISLPYPLSTFRHFMRFGESMLSKLASWQGDNTLTDAVLVNPEICEAQIATGRGTLILASHLGDIESCRAIGALNHKITVNALVFTDNAERFNQVMKEINPQAVVNLIQVSRMGPDTAILLQQKLDAGEWVAIVGDRTSASSHQRGEHSRVIWSDFLGKPAAFAQGPFILAAALHAPVMLMFGIMQHQRLHIYCESFADPLSLPRANRLPALQEAVDRYAARLEHYSLLAPHDWFNFYDFWQHPVDDASDRKPD, encoded by the coding sequence ATGCCCATGAATCCGCACGATGAATTTTCTCCCTGCCTGATTATTCCCTGTTACAACCACGGGGCGATGATGGCAAACGTGCTGGAACGTCTCCGGCCTTTTGGATTGCCGTGCTTAGTGGTGGATGATGGCAGTGATGCGGCGACTGCCGATGAACTGCAACGTCTGGCCGCAATGACACCCTGGATGCGCCTGACGCGTTTGCCGTCGAATCAGGGCAAGGGCGGGGCGGTGATGGCAGCGCTACAGCTTGCGGCAGAAAAAGGGTTTACGCATGCCATTCAGGTCGATGCGGACGGCCAGCATCAGCTGTCAGACGTGCCCGCGATGTTGCAGGAAGCCCGTCACCACCCGGACTGCCTGATCTCCGGCCAGCCGGTATATGACGACAGCGTGCCGAAATCACGGCTGTATGGCCGTTACGTCACTCATTTCTGGGTCTGGGTCGAAACCCTGTCTTTCTCGATCCGAGACAGTATGTGCGGCTTTCGCGTATACCCTCTGAAACCGTGTCTGGCGCTGATGGCGAAACACCGCCTGGGTCTGCGGATGGATTTTGATACGGAAATTATGGTGCGTCTTTACTGGCAGGGTACGCGCAGCTGCTTCCTGCCGACGCGGGTTACCTATCCTGCGGATGGCCTCTCACATTTCGATGCGGTAAAAGACAACATCAAGATCTCGTGGATGCACACCCGGCTATTCTTTGGCATGTTGCCGCGCATTCCGTTTTTGCTGCGGCAACACTCGCAAAGTAACGAACACTGGTCAGACACGCCAGAACGGCAGGGACTATGGGGCATCCGCCTGATGCTCAACGTCTATCGCCTGCTCGGACACCGCGCCTTTCGCGCGCTGCTTTATCCGGTAATCGGTTACTTCTGGCTGACCGGACGTACTCAGCGCGAGGCTTCCGCCCGCTATCTTGACCGCATTCGTGAAACTGCCGCACAGCGGCATATCTCGCTGCCTTATCCTCTCAGTACCTTCAGGCATTTCATGCGATTCGGCGAGTCGATGCTCAGTAAACTGGCAAGCTGGCAGGGTGATAACACCCTGACCGACGCCGTGCTGGTGAACCCTGAGATTTGCGAGGCGCAGATTGCAACCGGTCGCGGCACGCTGATCCTGGCCTCTCATCTGGGGGATATTGAATCCTGCCGTGCAATCGGCGCACTGAACCATAAAATCACCGTTAATGCGCTGGTTTTCACCGACAATGCCGAACGTTTTAATCAGGTGATGAAAGAGATCAACCCGCAGGCTGTAGTGAATCTGATACAGGTGAGCAGAATGGGGCCGGATACCGCCATCCTTTTGCAGCAAAAGCTCGATGCCGGAGAATGGGTGGCGATTGTCGGCGATCGTACCTCTGCCAGTTCGCACCAGCGCGGTGAACATTCCCGTGTCATCTGGAGTGATTTTCTTGGTAAGCCAGCCGCCTTTGCGCAAGGACCATTTATTCTGGCCGCCGCGTTGCATGCGCCCGTCATGCTGATGTTTGGCATCATGCAGCACCAGCGTCTGCATATTTATTGTGAGTCTTTTGCTGACCCGCTTTCCCTTCCGCGAGCTAATCGTCTGCCGGCATTGCAGGAGGCGGTTGACCGCTACGCCGCACGTCTTGAGCATTACAGCCTGCTTGCACCTCATGACTGGTTCAATTTTTATGATTTCTGGCAGCATCCTGTGGATGATGCCTCTGACAGGAAACCTGACTGA